AGCACGTTATTGACTCAGTTCTGCAAGGCTCTGTAACCCACGTAGGTAATGGCAGTAACGCAAGCATTGCCTCACCATGTTTAAGTTAAGGGCTGTAGCACAGACAGTACTAACTGCCATGAGCTAAATCTCCTGCCGTTAACAAAGTACCCTAGGAGACACAAAGTGCTTTCATCCTACCTTTGTAGCATTTGTGCTTTAAACACGTGGGAGAACCAGCAACAGAACTTCCCTTTCTTCAACACTTCCCCCCAACCTCAGTCTCCCCTTATTCTGGCCCTAAACCTGATCTATTCTCCTGGCATTTAAAGAACACCACATTTCAATCACCACTCCACAAACCTCCGTTGTGTTTGCTCCGTTACTtcctgctgtgtttctgttttggcACTTGTGTCTCACTCTCCAGATAGGTTAGTTGTGGCCAGGAAATCACTTACGCACACTTAGCTGACAGGGGAAAGGAGCAAGAGAGGGAAGGGACACCAATGCCCAACACCAACAGAGTCAGAAGAAGGGATATCTCCTCATCTCCACCTCACagttctttcccccccccctcccataAGCTTTCTCGATCTGTTCCACTCCCCTCTTTTTCCCTATTTCTATCTTCTAGCTCCTGCTCAGTACCTTCAGAGGCCTCAGCTGAACAGATTTTCTCTCGCTCTCAGCAGCAAATGTCGGGCATTGTTCCTCGTGGCCAGGGCTGAGTAACACAGGGCCCTGccaaactgaaagcaaaagggaaatcTTAGCAGATTATCACATCTCGGTTTCCTACTTAAATGAGTAGTTCATAATCACTGGTACTTCCCACCCATCCACCCTTTTCTTCAAATTGTGAAATAATTTAGATTGGGAGGGGCCTGTGGAGGTCTCTGAAGCGCCACAGACATTACAGGAGTGTGTGGTCCGCAGTATCTTCAGACTTTCACCATCACCCTACTATGATTCATTGTGATTTGGGTGTCTAAAGCCCTGTCTCTTACCACAGGAAGATCTGCATAGACAGACGGACCAGTGGCTTGGACACTACTCTGGACTTGGTCTTAAATACCTGCTCCATTACAGACCACAGGAAGGGACTTAAGCCAAGAATTCATGTAGGCTGATCATGACCTACTGAAACTCTCAGCAGATGGCTATGCAACTCTGATCTGACACCCAAGCAGGTAACAAACCTACAGAAGGGCTCTTGAAACTTTACAAAAAGTAGTGAACTCTTCACTGGATCCCCTGAAGGAAAAAATCTCTAAACTGCTTTTACACCCTGGAAAAATCCTGCTGAATATTTTGTCTCCTAAACAAATTGCTGTGCCTGGTCCTGTTATCCCCTAGCTCTCTATTGAAGAAGCTGAGCTAGTAACACTTCTCTGCCATCACAAGAGAGTTGTGAGAACAGATGCACTGCATGACTGCAACGTCCCCTGCAGGCACCGTGGATGAATTTGAGACAGCAATATCCAAACGTATCCATCTAGACTGGACTCCTCTTTGCCAGGGGCAACACAAACCAACTTCATTGTGATTCTTCAACCATTTCTGTTCCTCACCTTACAGAGAGATGCACGTACAGGTACgtggaaaaaatacagagaggCCTGGAACTAACGGAACAGAAACTGGAGCTTCACTGTTACATTTAACTGTGTAACTGTTTAAATACAGGCAATATTTAGAACTCAAAGCTGTCATGTATCACACATACATAGGGCTAATGATGGGAAAACACAAATAGCAAAAGAGATACAGGGGAACTCTGAAAGTGCCACAGAGAtgccattttcccttttctagCCCTGCGGGTCACAAATGGTCTCCGAGGGAGAGGTGCCAGGACCAGCAGGGTGCCCTCTAAGCCCTCCTGGCTGCAGTGCCTTGGGcaccctcccccttccctttgtCACTTTGGGTAATTTCTGTACAGTTTCTTCAGACAGAAAGATGTACAATCTTTGCAGGGGTTGCGCGTGTTCCACATAGCCATGTGAGCCCATATCACAACCACCACGAGGTAAAGCCTCTCCCTGCACATGATTCAGTCTGGATGTAAATCTAATCCTTACTATTTTGCCAAATCCTCAGCAACCTCCTGTCAAAGCCCAGAACAAGGACAAAGACATTCATAAAAGATGAACATGTCAAGAGAAGCATAAAAAATGAGGGACTTCAGAACAGGAAGGAACCTGGCAACAAAATGGTTCAAAGAGCTTTCTCAGGGTAGACGGCATGATGCTCTGTGCATCTGCAAGCCTGGAACTCTGAAAGGGAACAGGGTCATTACCCCAGAAAAAAATGATCATAAGGGGAAATGTATGAGAAGCAGTGAATTAACAGTTGGCTGTGAATCCAGATAGAGAGTTTGAGCCTTGTTCTGGACTGGTACTGAAGGCAGCACACTGGAAACCCAGCTGCAAAAGGTACTTGCTCATTCAGGCTGGGTAGCCAGCGGCTGCCTGATGCTAGCCATGGCACTCTGCCCGTGACCTCTCTGCTACAGAAAGCAGCACGCCCTAAACATGCAATCCCACTGTGCCCTAAACTCATCTTCAACTCAGAAAGGGGACGAATAGTAGGACagagaagaacagaggaaagaCAGCTGGACTCGGTCCCTTCCTACCTGAATTATCCTACTGTCCTGTGACAACAGGGCTGGTTAAAGGGCAGAAAAACCCAAAAGGGGACAAAAAGCCTGGGATGCGCCTCCTGCGCTCCCTCACAGGCCTCTGGCAGCTCACAGAGAAACAAGCATGCCGGCGCAGCACGCTCCCTCAGGCACAGCAGAAAAATCCCTGCGCCGCGGGGTGGTACGCGGgaggggggagcggagcggggccggccccggggacaccccgccccgccggggcgggacgagccgccagccccgctccgggccGTGTAAAagcggggcggcggagccgggagcgggagcgagcagccggggctgtgctgcggagcgggtgagcggggccgggcgggcagcggggaccGGGACCGAGCCGagcctcacctcacctcacctcacctcgcTGTTCCACAGGTTGCACCAGTTGCCGGGATCGCTGCACAAACGAGCAAAACGTCGTCCGAAATGGCAGCCGAGGTGAGGGTGAACTTTGCTTCTCTGGAGGGGTAGTCTCGGGGGTGCTCTGGCAGACGCGAGCTCAACTGAGTTAAAATCTAAGTCCCTGCCATTTCCTACAGGTTCTTCCCTCTACCTGGGAGAGACTAATAACCGATGCGGTTCATTCCTGCCGACTTGCGTTCAGGCAGGAGGTACTTTACAGCAGCTTGTGTAAACACTTCTCTGtacaaaagctgcattttcagtttcCATGCCTGGTAGGTGAGACATGACTACTCATCTTAGCGAGTCATGCTTTCTGCCTTCCAAATGGCTACTACAACCCTGGCCTCCTCTGCTCTGGCTTGCAGACAAGTGTCCATCAGCTGCTAGACTGTACTACCCACTTCTCTAACCAGAGTCCTGGAGCTAGCTAAAGTtaatctttcagttttgttttcctgattgCAAATGTATCTGTTGCAATGTTTCCGCTGACCCACCTCTTACTTTGGTGGAAGCCTGTAATGCTGAAGATATACCTAGATGCTTAGATATACCTGTTCCCCATTCAAGTGCTTAGCCTCTGGTACTGGCCTTTAATTTAGCATCCCCTATGCCATGCTCCTGTGCACACCAGATGCATGCTGAGGACCTCTAACACTTTTCCCTTTCAATTCTGATTcccccctctgccttccctcagcTCTCTGACAAAGCTGCCTTAAAGATATCAAAAAACCACCTGCCTACACTCTTACCTCGGTAGGCTCTCTCCTGCTGTCCTCTCAGGCATGTTGTTTCAGCATGGATCGGCAGAGATGTGGAGGCAGTCACTAGGGAAAAACTTTTTAAGGTTACTCAACAGTGCTTTGTCTGACTGATAAAGCCCTGGCACAGATAAGCTTGCAACTGTCCTGCCAGCTTCTTGCTGTCCATGGTAGTTCTAGTGCACAGCATGAGAAGAGACTGACAGGGGTGTTTAAAAAATCAAGTAGATTAGTAATTATTATCCACTCCGCAATGGCAATTGTATTTAGGCCCTTCCTTTAAATgtcctcccatttcttttttgtgCCTGCTGGCGGTGGAGAGTTGCTTTTGAAATCTTGGATAAGTTGTAAGGTCTCTGCACGAGTAAAATTCCTATCCATTTCAGTGCAAGTTTGCCAGAGTTAGGGCTTCAGGGGGTGTCCTACCTGGGCAAGCAAAAGGCTTCTGATCAAGCGACATACATGGCTCTTAGCTAGTGAATCCACTCAGTTGCTGAATCACTGGTGAAAAAAAGCTTACGCACACCCTGCTGTGATGCATAGCTGGAATTGTGTACCTGTCTTTGGTCACCCAGTGAAGTAGTTATGTAGATGACACATTCAAGTGAGAGAGGTTACGATACGAATCTTGGTTTGGGTGGAAAAACAACTTTTGTTCCTATGTGTTTTAAAACCCTctttttgttgatttatttttctgaacattcCTGGTGCTGAAAGGTACCCAGATCTTCCTTTCTGGAGTCTGCACCTTAACCAGTTTTAGGCAAATCTTATGCCAAAGCTTGCAAGCACATCATGGACTCGAGATGCTTCAAATGGTAACTTCATACACGTCATAGTGTGGCTTGTACTGGCCTAGAGCTCTTTGTCAGTCAAAGAAAAATCTCTCTATTAGCTCAACAGCACAAAAAGGACTTAGAGAATACTAGCATTCACTATATTCCTTACTGACTGctttactttttccccccctttaaaaGGCTATCAAAGGGTTGTTGACCTGCAGCTGCCTCAAAAGAGAAATCCATGCTGCTCTTGCAGCATATGCCCTGATATTCATTTCAAGGACTCCCTTCAGAGTCCTGCAGAGCTAAAGTATCTTGGAGGATTCCTGAGGCAGACCTGAAATCTCAAGGGCTAAATGCTAGTGACATGTTCTCCGCCTCTACAACTACTTGCCAAAGGTCCTAAAATCCAGGGCCCTTTCTAGTCAGTGCTACCCCATTGAAAGGACATAGCTGAACATGGCCTTTGTATTGGATAAACAGATCACTGGATGTTACATGCACAGGACCGTAACTGAAGTTATTAGGCCTCTTTaatttgcttcttcctctctctcaggGGGATAAACTTTGGGGAGGAAGATTCAGTGGAAGCACAGATCCAGTCATGGAGATTCTCAACGCTTCCATTACCTATGATCAGAGGCTGTCTGAAGTTGATATCCAGGGGAGCATGGCTTATGCCAAAGCCTTGGAGAGGGCTGGGATCCTATCGAAAACTGAGCTGGAGAAGATCCTGAGTGGCCTGGAAAAGGTATTTATTTCCTTCACAAACTGTCATGCATGCTGGAATGAATGGCTTCTTATCTGACAACATCTGTAGTAGCCTCCCTGATTTGCTGTTCTAAAAAGCATCTTTAAATGTCCTCATGTCCTGTTCCTTAGAGCCAGGCATGTGCTGAAGTGCTTTGTGAAAGGGAATGCTGTCCTAAATCATGGACATGACAGGCCCATGTGTATTGCACTTGGTACACTTGGAGGCATTCTGGGCAGGGGATCGATGCTCAAATTGCATCCCGCTAAAGGCACCAAAGCCCGGCAGTAGGATGTGAGCCAGCTGACAAGCCCCCAGTGAGAGCCCAAAGCCCTGATGGGCACACTGTCGATGCTCACTATGGCAGGCCCGGTGCCTCGGTGAGGTGTGCTCAGTGTGACCTGCCCGCCCATCCTCTTCAGACTCAACATTCACGAGGAATTGTTTCAGTATGAATTAGGAATATTCTTTTTCTGCTGGCACTTGGGATCCTTTTGAGTCTGGCTGCCTGAGACAGTGGTAGGCAATGCATAGCACTGCACAGGGGTGAAGAGAAGTCAGcagctaagtgctttttaaaaatatccattgTTGTTGCTCACCCACCATGGACAATGGTGAGTCTCTACAATGTTTGTATAGGAAAACCTTTGTGGACAATGCTAAAGCAATCACTGACAGTTCAGCTCACTCTTTCATTGCATTGCTTAAATCCTCCTGTAGCCATAACACTGCAGGATCATCATGGCTAGAGAGATGAATCCCACCAAGTGCAGTGCAGAATATCAGGATATAGCAAGCTGCCAGCCTTGGCCTGAAAGAACCGGAATGCCAGAGCTCGCATGAGACTTAACACTTTGATTTCCATTGGGACGGCAGAAGTTGGTATTCGCTGGGGACACTTACAGCCCTCACGTGCAGCAGGGTAACGGTAGTGGCTGACTGGTGTTTCTGCTGATGTTTGCAGATCTCTGAGGAATGGTCTAAAGGAGTCTTTGTGGTGAAACAAAGCGATGAGGACATCCACACTGCCAATGAACGCAGACTAAAGGTTTGGGTCCTCTAACCTCTTGTTCCCATTCTGGTGTAGCTAGATCTGCCTGACATGAAGTGCATGTGCCACTGTCCCACTGTGAAATTCCTCTGGACCTTGTGGCACTGAAACCCCAGGTGCATAATCAAGTGTCTCCAAGACCCCTTTTGTGGAAGAGGCACTGTACAAGCATAGAACCCAAACTTGCCCTTCCCCAGAAGAGATCTCACGGCTACTCACGGGATCCTAGAGCTGAGTTCCttccaggcagggaggaggtcTGCTCATGGCCTCCCTAGAATACAGAGATGCTGACAGAAATCCTCCTCTTGTCCTCAGGAGCTGATTGGAGACATAGCTGGAAAACTGCACACTGGGAGAAGCAGGAACGATCAGGTATGTACAGAACTGGTTGTGTGTCCTCCTTCTGTATTCCTCCCCCACCTCAGCTCCTTAATCAAATTTCTTTATGGCATCTTTCACATGCCCTGAAACTCTCCAGCATGTAGTCCCTAGGGCTTTAAACTAGTGATGCCCCTGTGACTCATCTGCACAGGGGAATGGGCTCTGCAGGATTGCTTCCTGATGGTATAAAGGCCACAAACTTCCACTGGCATCCTTTGAAAGCCTACAGAAACAGTGACTTTATTGGCTGGGTGCCTTTCATCTCAGGAGCAGTCCTCCTACTGATGACCAACTAGTGTCACTTGGGGATTTTCTGATCCAAAGTTGACAATACCCAAAAAGTCTACTGAAAAGAATGGGCTTTGATTCTGTTCATGGAAAGCAAGATACAGTGGCTTTCACAAATCAGTGACCAGGGGCACATCTGGTAAGAGGAAGATGTCCCTTCCCAGCACATAGAACAAGGAGGGGATAACTCTGCCAAGGCTTTCTGCTGCACAATATTTGGTCACTAAGTACATCACATTCTGCTTTGTTTGACTGTGGCTGGTCTCGTCCAGGTTGTGACTGACTTGAAGCTGTTCATGAGGAATTCCCTCTCTGTCATCTCCACTCACCTCCTGCAGCTCATTAAGACCCTGGTGGAACGCGCTGCCATGTAAGTCCTTTTCCATATCCACAGCCTTGGCCTTGCAGGGGCAGGAGACTTCTAGGCTTGCTCTTTGACTGACATCAatcagggcagcagcagggtctTCTGCGGGGGAAGTTACAGCCAGGCAGTGTGCGATAGCACGGGGAAAGACAACAGCCCCTCTTCCTCCACAGTTCACATCACAGagaccttcctcttcccccagtgTATCCTGGCAAAGGAATTGAGGTGGGAGGTCCACACAAGACTTTAGAAGGTGCCAAATCCCTCTGAAGGAGTGGGGGACTTTAACACGTTTCAAGTTGCTATGTACGAGAAAAGCTCAGCTCTGTTACTCCCTGTCTAACTCTCCTCCTCACACACCGCACTCCCAAACAGTGGTGGACTGGGGAATCTCTGCCTGCCACAGAGGGATTGCTGTGCCGGGCAAGTCTCCAGGGAGGCCTAGGGCAGACACCACACTGGAAGATCGGGAGAGATAAACCCAGCATGCTTAGGTAGCAGGTGACAGGGAGAGGAAGACATAGACCAGCTTCAGCACAACACAGGCGAAGGAAGTTCTCTTTGTGACCTTGCTCAAAAACCCTGGAGTGTACCTGCCACTGCCTTCTATCCTGACAGCTGccactctcctctttctctcctctcacaTGCAGAGAAATTGATGTTATCTTCCCTGGCTACACCCACCTGCAGAAAGCTCAGCCCATCAGATGGAGCCAGTTCCTGCTCAGGTAACCACCTTCCACCCTTGGGGCCCTGCTCAGCTGCAGCCTAGAAGTGCACTGTCCTCTGATGGGGCAGCCGGGGTGGTGACAAACCAGAACTAACCTTGCAGACTGGAACAGGAGCTCCCGGTGTTCCTGTTGGCTCTGACCAACTGGGGACCCAAGCACTGAGTGGGCAGTGGAGGCCATTTACGCTCCATCCTTTGGCCACAGTTACCTCTTGGTCCTTGTGACATCTTCGGACTTCAGGTGCTTCATCTGTCATGGTGTTTTTTTCCTAGCCATGCTGTTGCACTGACCCGTGATTCTGAGCGCCTGGGAGAGGTGAAGAGGAGGATCAACGTCTTGCCTTTGGGAAGGTAAGGTCTACTGTTTGTGTAATCACTGggccttgctttgctctgcaaaatGACTAAGAAGCAGATCTCTACATCCCCTGAACCACTGGGGTATGTATGCCATGCGTGCTGCAGAGCTGCGAGGCCACAAGCCTTGCTTCTCTCACCAAAGAGAAGACTCTTCCAAAGAGAAGACACGcagcacagagatgctgttcTTCTCCCTTCTTGAAATCAAGACCGACAAGGCTTTCATCAAGCAAACCTTCCTCTTTGGAAGAAAACTTCTGATTTAGTTCAGAGTTTGCTGAGCCTCGGGCCACACTGTGTGACACCAGAATGAACGGGGGGAGGGAAGCTTTCAGAGAGGTGTCATCGCTGCCTGCTAGAGCTCAGTTTTGGTTGGAGTGTGCAGGGTATCTTACATggcttgtgtttctttcttccctggcAGCGGTGCTCTGGCTGGCAACCCACTGGAAATTGATAGAGAGCTTCTGCGTAGTGGTAAGTGTCTCCCTATGATGGATTGGCACAGGACTACTTGTAATATCTGGGAGTTGGGGAAGTATTGATACATTGTCCTGATGTTGTTTTGGATGTGTTGCAGCACCTTAACAGAGGGATAGAGggtaataaatacaaaaaatgaatATGATCTGATGCTCAGTGACACAGGTGGGAGGCAGCTCCTAATGACTCGGTAAGCCAGAAGGCTTTTTACTACTATGAGACAGCAGATGCCTGTAGGGTGGGAGCATAAACAGAACCACCTCTGCTGCACACTGGCTgccttgggctaataacaaaaccCTGCTCAGCATGTCTGTGTTCCTGGGACTACTCAAGGGCTCACAGTCACCTGCATGCTGGGGCATCCTGCTGCATTCAAGCTCCAGTCATGCCAAGCCTCACCTCCTCTGTCCATCACCTTCCTTACAGAGCTGGACTTTGCTTCCATCAGCCTGAACAGCATGGATGCCGTTAGTGAGAGAGACTTTGTGGGTAAGCACAacccattcactccttcccaccaCTGTTTTAGAAGCAGGCTTCTGAGACCTTTCCAGTTGACCTCCTTTAATAAGGGGAATGAAACTCCTCACTAGGAAGTAATTATACAGAAAATCTGTTTGCTCGTGTTTAAACTCCGGTCAGGGCTCCCAGGGTTGTCAAGCAAACAAGCACCTTTTTCACCTCCTGAtttcctgctttctctgcagTGGAATTCCTCTCTGTTGCCACCCTGCTGATGATCCACCTTAGCAAGATGGCTGAAGATCTCATCATCTACAGCACCAGCGAGTTTGGCTTTCTAACCCTCTCTGATGCTTACAGGTATGTCTCTGGGAAGAGATCCCTTCCCTCAGTCTCTCTTCCTCAGCTGTCCTCACCTGGGAGAATGAGACAGTGGTTGGTGTCTCCCTGCTGCCCAAGGCTGACACAGCATTAAAAGGTTGGCAGAAAGGCAGCCTCAGGGTGAACATTCCTCAGTAATGACCACTTACTTCTGATTCTGGTAACTCCACCAAGTCTGCATTCAGCAGACACTCCTCCCCAGCAACTGCTGGCAGAGACAGCTTCCTCTTCTGCTGGAAATGCCTGCCAAAGCCCTTCCTTGACTAGCTGGGTTTGCAATCCTAACAACAGACTCCTTGTCTCAGGGCGGCACAACCGCAGCCCTCGCTCTCTGAGGTCACAGCAACACTTAGGCTGGCCTGCTGACACCACCTATGGAGCAGCTTGGGAGGAAGCCTcctttttgcttcctctttgaGAGGTGGGGCTGCGTGGTAGCTCCAGACAAGACTGCAAACCCAAAGGCTTTGCTGTGGGAAACATGAGAAACTCAGCACACTCAGTTCACTGCTTTCCTACACCCTAGAAAGATGGCCGCGGAAGGGGGACCTACGTGTTGGTTTTGGAAGGCTGGCTCAGTACGCTGCATGACCTGTCTTAGCCTGCGTCTGTAGGGACTGGGACCTTGCTCACCGTTACACTCCAAACACCTTTctttcagcactggcagcagcCTGATGCCTCAGAAGAAGAACCCCGATAGTCTGGAACTGATCCGCAGCAAAGCTGGTCGTGTATTCGGACGGGTGAGCCTGCTAAAGAAAGAAGTGGGATGGGGAAACTGCTCATACCAGGGCTGAAGAATCTTGTTTCTTCTTGCCTCTGTGTAAAGAAATGTGCCCAGTCTAGGCTCTGAGCCTCTGCTGGGGCAATGGGCTTCTCTTCCTAGAACTAACTGCCTCACCCGTTTCTCTCTGCAGCTGGCTGCTATCCTCATGGTTCTCAAAGGACT
This DNA window, taken from Mycteria americana isolate JAX WOST 10 ecotype Jacksonville Zoo and Gardens chromosome 15, USCA_MyAme_1.0, whole genome shotgun sequence, encodes the following:
- the LOC142417364 gene encoding argininosuccinate lyase-like encodes the protein MAAEGDKLWGGRFSGSTDPVMEILNASITYDQRLSEVDIQGSMAYAKALERAGILSKTELEKILSGLEKISEEWSKGVFVVKQSDEDIHTANERRLKELIGDIAGKLHTGRSRNDQVVTDLKLFMRNSLSVISTHLLQLIKTLVERAAIEIDVIFPGYTHLQKAQPIRWSQFLLSHAVALTRDSERLGEVKRRINVLPLGSGALAGNPLEIDRELLRSELDFASISLNSMDAVSERDFVVEFLSVATLLMIHLSKMAEDLIIYSTSEFGFLTLSDAYSTGSSLMPQKKNPDSLELIRSKAGRVFGRLAAILMVLKGLPSTYNKDLQEDKEAVFDVVDTLNAVLQVATGVISTLQINKENMEKALSPEMLSTDLALYLVRKGMPFRQAHAASGKAVHLAESKGITINNLSLDDLKSISPLFGSDVSQVFNVVNSVEQYTAMGGTAKSSVTAQIEQLRELLKRHKEQA